The proteins below are encoded in one region of Limnohabitans sp. 63ED37-2:
- the acuI gene encoding acrylyl-CoA reductase (NADPH) gives MTYQALQIHKDDAGYRCTLQTLDDSALPEGDVTVQVDYSTLNYKDGLAITGKSPVVRKFPLTPGIDLSGTVTESQHPLFKAGDQVVLNGWGVGESHSGGLAQKARLKGDWLVKLPAAFTPRQAMAIGTAGYTAMLCVMALQKHGVTPGSGDILVTGAGGGVGSVAIALLAKLGYRVVASTGRLQEADYLRQLGAADVMDRAELSAPGKPLAKERWAGVVDTVGSHTLANACASTKYGGVVTACGLAQGMDFPSSVAPFILRGVTLAGIDSVMAPRAVREAAWARLAQDLDTAQLERMTREVGLADAIGLGAEILAGQVRGRVVVNVNA, from the coding sequence CGCTGCACCTTGCAAACGCTGGATGACAGCGCCTTGCCCGAAGGCGACGTGACGGTGCAGGTGGACTACTCCACCCTCAACTACAAAGACGGCCTGGCCATCACCGGCAAATCGCCCGTGGTGCGCAAGTTCCCGCTCACGCCCGGCATTGACCTGTCGGGCACCGTGACCGAGAGCCAACACCCGCTGTTCAAAGCGGGTGACCAAGTGGTGCTGAACGGCTGGGGCGTGGGCGAAAGCCACAGTGGCGGCTTGGCGCAAAAGGCGCGCCTGAAGGGCGACTGGCTGGTCAAACTGCCTGCCGCTTTCACCCCGCGCCAGGCCATGGCCATTGGCACCGCCGGTTACACCGCCATGCTGTGTGTGATGGCGCTGCAAAAGCACGGCGTCACGCCAGGCAGTGGCGACATTTTGGTCACGGGTGCGGGCGGCGGAGTGGGCAGCGTGGCGATCGCGCTGTTGGCCAAACTGGGTTACCGCGTGGTGGCGAGCACAGGCCGCCTACAAGAAGCCGACTACCTGCGCCAGCTGGGCGCGGCCGACGTGATGGACCGGGCCGAACTGTCGGCCCCCGGCAAGCCGCTGGCCAAAGAGCGCTGGGCGGGCGTGGTCGACACCGTGGGCAGCCACACCCTGGCCAACGCCTGCGCCAGCACGAAATACGGCGGCGTGGTCACGGCCTGCGGCCTGGCGCAAGGCATGGACTTTCCATCGAGCGTGGCGCCCTTCATCTTGCGCGGCGTAACGCTGGCGGGTATCGACAGCGTGATGGCCCCGCGTGCCGTGCGCGAAGCCGCTTGGGCGCGTTTGGCCCAGGACCTGGACACTGCGCAGCTGGAGCGCATGACCCGCGAAGTGGGCTTGGCCGACGCCATCGGTCTGGGCGCAGAAATTTTGGCGGGTCAGGTGCGTGGGCGGGTGGTGGTGAACGTGAACGCTTGA